The stretch of DNA CGGTACGCCAGCGAGCTGGACCCGCGCGCGGCCGGGATCCTTCCCTCGACCAAGGGCGCGCTGTAGCCATGCTCCAATTCCCCGGGGGGCGACCCCCCGTACCCCCACGTGAACCCGGGGTCGGCGGGCCGATGCGACTGCTGTTCCCAGGAGATGCTGAATGAGTACCTCGACCATCGCCTTCGTCTTCCTCGGCCTGTTCCTGCTCGGCGGGGCCTACTCGTTCTGGAAGCAGAAGCTTCCGATGGGCGTCGTCCTGCTGCTGGTCCTCGGCTCGGGCATGTGCCTGGCCACCGGGCTGATGCGAATCTAGAGAAAGGCTGGCCCTGATGGCCAAGCGAGTGGTCGTCCTCGACTACGGCTCGGGCAACCTCCGCTCCGCCCAGCGCGCGCTGGAGCGGGTCGGCGCCGAGGTGGAGGTCAGCTCCGACTTCCAGTCGGCGCTGGACGCGGACGGGCTGCTGGTCCCCGGCGTCGGCGCGTTCGCCGCCTGCATGGCGGGTCTGAAGGCGGTCCGCGGTGAACGGATCATCGGGCGGCGGCTGTCCGGCGGTCGTCCGGTGCTGGGCATCTGCGTGGGCATGCAGATCCTCTTCGCCCGCGGCGTCGAGCACGGCATCGAGACCGAGGGCTGCGACGAGTGGCCCGGCACGGTCGAACCGCTGCAGGCGCCGATCGTCCCGCACATGGGCTGGAACACCGTCAAGGCGCCGGAGCAGAGCGCGCTCTTCGCCGGGCTCGACTCCGACGCCCGCTACTACTTCGTGCACTCCTACGCGGTCCGCAGCTGGGAGCTGCCGCCCATCGAGCAGCTGCGCCCGCCGCTGGTCACCTGGGCCGAGCACGGCGAGCCGTTCGTCGCCGCCGTGGAGAACGGCCCGCTGTCCGCGACGCAGTTCCACCCCGAGAAGTCCGGCGACGCCGGAGCCACCCTGCTGAAGAACTGGATCTCCACGCTGTGACCACTGCTGACCGCCTCGTCCTCCTTCCCGCCGTGGACGTCCGCGACGGTCAGGCCGTGCGCCTGGTCAAGGGCGCCTCCGGCTCCGAGACCTCCTACGGCGAGCCGCTCGCCGCCGCCCTGGCCTGGCAGCAGGCCGGCGCCGAGTGGATCCATCTGGTGGACCTGGACGCCGCCTTCGGCACCGGCGACAACCGCGCCCTGCTGGCCGAGGTCACCGGCCGACTGGACGTCAAGGTGGAGCTGTCCGGCGGCATCCGCGACGACGACTCGCTGCGGGCCGCGCTCGCCACCGGCTGCGCCCGGGTCAACCTGGGCACCGCCGCGCTGGAGTCCCCGGAGTGGGTGGCCAAGGCCATCGCCGAGTACGGCGACCGGATCGCGGTCGGCCTGGACGTGGTCGGCACCACCCTGCGCGGCCGCGGCTGGACCAGCGAGGGCGGCGACCTCTACGAGGCGCTGGCCCGCCTGGACGCCGAGGGCTGCGCCCGCTACGTGGTCACCGACGTCGACAAGGACGGCACCCTCACCGGTCCCAACCTGGAGCTGCTGCGCAACGTCTGCGCCGCCACCGACCGCGCGGTCGTCGCCAGCGGCGGGGTGTCCTCGCTGCAGGACCTGCGCGACATCGCCGGGCTGGTCGGCTCCGGTGTCGAGGGCGCCATCGTGGGCAAGGCGCTCTACGCTCAGGCATTCACGCTTGAAGAGGCACTGGCCGTAGTGTCCTGAGGGACCGTCGAATCCAAGCCAGCATCAGGGAGATGAGCCCGGTATGACGGAGTTTCCGGCGGTACCTCACGGGGGTCCCGGGGGTCGACCCCCGGTAAATCGCAGCAACGGCAACGGCCCCTGGGAGGAGCAGTTCGGCTTCTCGCGGGCGGTCGCGGCCGGCGACTTCGTCTTCGTCTCGGGGTGCACGGCCTGGGACGACGGCCGGGTCCTCTTCGAGGGCTCGCCCGCGGAACAGGCCAGGGCCGCCTTCGGGGTGGCCGTGGCCTCGCTGGACCGGTACGGGCTCGGCGTCGCGGACGTCGTGCGGACCAGGATGTACGTCACCCACGCCCGCGACGTCGACGACGTGGGCCGGGTCCACAAGGAACTCTTCGGTGCTGTGCGGCCCGCCGCCACCATCGTTGTCGTCAGCGCCCTGCTCGACTCCCGGATGTCCGTGGAGGTCGAGGTCGAGGCGTACCGAAGGAAGGCTTAGCAGCGATGACCCTCGCCGTTCGTGTGATCCCCTGCCTGGACGTCGACGCCGGGCGGGTGGTCAAGGGCGTCAACTTCCAGAACCTGCGCGACGCCGGCGACCCGGTGGAGATGGCCAAGCTCTACGACGCCGAGGGCGCCGACGAGCTCACCTTCCTGGACATCACCGCCTCCTCGGGGGACCGGGAGACCACCTACGACGTGGTGCGCCGCACCGCCGAGCAGGTCTTCATCCCGCTCACCGTCGGCGGTGGGGTCCGCGAGGTCGGGGACGTCGACAGGCTGCTGCGGGCCGGCGCGGACAAGGTGGGCGTCAACACCGCGGCCATCGCCAGGCCCGAGCTGATCCGGGAGATCGCCGAGCGCTTCGGCCGGCAGGTGCTGGTGCTGTCCATCGACGCCCGCAGGGTCCACGAGGGCACGGTCACGGCCTCCGGCTTCGAGGTCACCACCCACGGCGGCCGCCAGGGCACCGGGATCGACGCGGTGGAGTGGGCCGAGCGCGCGGCGGAGCTGGGCGCGGGCGAGATCCTGCTCAACTCCATGGACGCGGACGGCACCAAGGACGGCTACGACCTGGAACTGCTCCGCGCCGTGCGCAGGGTGGTCGGCGTCCCGGTGATCGCCAGCGGCGGCGCGGGACGACTCGCCGACTTCGCCCCCGCGGTGGCGGCGGGGGCCGACGCGGTGCTGGCCGCCAGCGTCTTCCACTTCGGTGACCTGCGCATCGGCGAGGTCAAGCAGTCGCTGCGGGAGGCCGGGCACCCGGTTCGCTGACGAACGCTCAAATCCTGTCAAGTACCGCCAAGTCTGGCCATAAAGGGCCGTGGGTCGACCACGGCTGTCATGCGCAAGTCCCTCCACACTTCCCTGACAACCTCCACCCCTCCCATTTACCTGCCTCATGTCCGGCGTTCTTCTTGCGGATCCTGTGTAGCTGCTTGGAAACAGGACCGTCTCTCTCGGCCAGTGGCGGATTCGCGCTGGGTGCGTGCGAGCAGGACCCGAGGGAGCACGGCATGGGGCAGGCACGTTTTCTCATTGTCACAAGACCGGTGTCGCATCCCGTATCCAGCGGCGACCGGGATGTGCGCACGGTCTGGCGCCTGCTCGGGCCCAACAACCGGGAGCTGGGGCGCGGCGCCGCCGCCTTCGGCACTGCGGAGAGCTGCCTGGACGCGGTGCTGCGGCTGCGGGCCGACGTGCACCGCGCCGTGGTGGCGGCGCTGCGGACCCAGCCCGGGGCGATGTGGGCCTGGCGGCTGAGCGTCGACGAGCTGCCGGTGGCCGCCTCGGGACGGGCCTACCGGCGGCAGCGCGAGTGCCAGTACAACCTGGCGCAGTTCCTGGAGGCCGTGCCGTCGGCCGAACTGCCGCGGCAGAAGCCGGAGTTCGCCGAGGCGAGGACGGTCCGCCGATGAGCGCCGACATCCTGCCGCCGCCGTCCGAGGACCGGCCGCGCCGGATCAGCGCCAACGCGGGGCTCGGTGACCGGCTGTTCCAGCTGGGCGCCCGTTCCAGCGGCGCGCTGGTGCTGCTGGTGATGCTGGCGGTCGGCGGCTTCCTGGCCATCCAGGCCACCCGGGCGCTGCGGGTGGCGGGCTGGTCCTTCCTCACCGTCCAGCGCTGGGACCCGGACGGGCACCGCGGCCGCTTCGGCATCGCCGCCGTGCTGGTCGGCACCCTGCTGATCGGCGCGCTGGCGGTCCTGCTCGCCGTCCCGCTGGCGCTCGGCATGGCGCTCTACATCTCGGAGTACGCGCCGCCTCGGGCCAAGCGGACCCTGATCACCCTGGTCGACCTGATGGCCGCGGTGCCCAGCGTGGTCTACGGGCTGTGGGGGTTCTTCTTCCTGGAACAGCGGATGACCGGACTGGCCCGCTGGATCTCCACCTGGTTCGGCTGGATCCCGCTGTTCAAGGTGGACGGCGCCGACCCGCAGGACCCGCTGGCGCCGATGCCCGCGTACACCTCCTCGACCTTCATCGCCGGGACCGTGGTGGCGCTGATGATCACTCCGATCATGTGCTCGGTGATGCGCGAGGTGTTCGGCCAGGCCCCGGCCGGCGAGCGGGAGGCCGCCTACGCCCTCGGCTCGACCCGCTGGGGGATGATCCGCTCGGTGGTCCTGCCGTACGGGCGGGGCGGAATCATCGGCGGCACCATGCTGGGCCTGGGCCGCGCCCTGGGCGAGACGATCACCGTCTACATGATCATCTCCATGGTCTTCACCATCCAGCCGCACATCCTGCAGAGCGGCGGCAGCACGGTCGCCTCACTGATCGCCCTGGACTTCGGGGAGGCCTCCCCGTTCGGACTGTCCGCGCTGATGGCCGCCGGACTCGTCCTGTTCCTGATGACCCTGGCCGTGAACTTCGCCGCCTCGGCCGTCGTCGCCCGCAGCCGTTCCGGAGCAAGCACATGAGCAACACTGTCCCGGCCGCCACCGCGGTCGCCGCCACCACTGTGGTGGCGGCGAGCCCGCCCGGCAGTACCGACGAGGTCCGCAGACGCCCGGGGACCGCCCGCGCGAGCGACCGCTACGCGCTGGTGGGCGCCTTGGCCGGCGGCATCGGCCTGACCGTGCTGCTGTTCCAGTACCTGCTGCCGCTGAACGGCCCGCTGGGCTTCGTGGTCTGCTCCTGGGTGTGCTTCCTGGGCCTGTACGCGCTGCTGGTCGCCCAGGACGAGAACGGCCTGGCAGTGCGGGACCGGCTGGCCGCCGCCGTGGTGCACAGCCTGGCCGCGCTGGTGGTCATCGCGCTGACCTTCACCGTCGGCTACACCCTCTACCAGGGCGTGGACGCGCTGCCGCACGCCAACTTCTACACCCAGGACATGTCCTCGGCGGACTCGCTGACCCCGCTGGTGGTCGGCGGCGTCAAGCACGCGCTGGTGGGCTCGCTGGAGCAGATCGGCATCGCCCTGGCGATCACCGTGCCGCTCGGGGTGAGCTGCGCGGTCTTCCTGACCGAGGTTCCCGGCCGGTTCGCCCGCTTCGTCCGGACCGTGGTCGAGGCGATGACGGCGCTGCCCTCGGTGGTCGCCGGGCTCTTCATCTACGTGGTGGTGGTGAACGTGGTGCACTGGGAGCAGTGCGGGCTCGCCGCCGGCTGCGCGCTGTCGGTGATGATGCTGCCGATCATCATCAGGGCCGGCGACGTGGTGCTGCGGCTGGTTCCCGGCTCGCTGAAGGAGGCCTCCTACGCGCTGGGCGCGGGCCGGCTGCGGACCGTGTGGCGGGTGGTGCTGCCGACCGCCCGCTCGGGGCTGACCACCGCCGTCATCCTGGGCACCGCGCGCGGCATCGGCGAGACCTCGCCGGTCCTGCTGACCTCCGGCTACAACAAGGCCTTCAACGCCGACCCGCTGCACGGGCCGCAGGTGTCGCTGCCGCTGCTGGTGTTCACCCTGGTACGGCTGCCCTCCAAATGGCAGATCAGCCGCGGCTTCGGCGCCGCGGCGGTGCTGATGCTGCTGGTCCTGGCGCTGTTCCTGGCCGCCCGGGTGCTCGGCGGCAAGGCTCCCGGCGAACTGAGCCGCCGTCAGCTCCGGCGCAGGGCCACGGCATCGGCCCGCACGGCGACGCACTACGCCCGCCGGGCCGCGGCGGTGGCCGCCGCGCTGGCGCTGATCGCCACCGGGGTGCTCTTCGGCGGCGCGCCGAGGGCTGCGGCCGCGGCGCCGTACACCTCCATCGACGGCGCCGGCTCCACCTGGAGCAGCAACGCCATGGACGCGTGGACCACCAACGTCAAGCAGTACGGCATGACGGTCAACTTCGCCGCCACCGGGTCCTCCGACGGACGCACCAAGTTCAAGAACGGCGCCAATGACTTCGACGTCTCCGAGATCCCCTACGGGATCACCGACGACGGGGTCTACGAGGCGCCTCCGTCCCGGCACTTCGCCTATATGCCGATCGTGGCCGGCGGCACCTCCTTCATGTACAACCTGAAGATCAACGGCCAGCGGGTGACCAATCTGCGACTGTCCGGGGACACCATCGCGGGGATCTTCACCGGGACCATCACCAGGTGGAACGACCGAGCCATCGCGGATGACAACCCGTCACTGGTCCTGCCTGCCCGTCAGATCGTGCCGGTGGTGCGCTCCGACGGCTCCGGCACCACGGCCCAGCTCACCACCTGGCTGAGCAAGCGGGAGACCGCGCGGTGGAACGCCTACTGCGTCAAGGCCGGGCGCAGCTCGCCCTGCGGGGTCACCTCCTTCTACCCGCTGGTCAACGGTGAGGGCTTCCAGGCGCTGGGCGGCTCGCAGAACGTCTCCGGCTTCGTGGCCCAGGACAACAACGAGGGCTCCATCACCTACGTCGAGTACTCCTACGCGGTGCTCACCGGCTTCCCGGTGGCGAAGATGCTCAACACGGCCGGCTACTACGACGCGCCCACCGCGCAGAACGTGGCCGTGGCGCTGACCAAGGCGCAGATCAACTCGGATCTGACGCAGAACCTGGACCAGGTCTACGACAACCCCGACCCGCGCACCTACCCGCTGTCCAGCTACAGCTACATGATTCTGCCGACCGCGGTCGAGGACAAGTTCACCAAGGACAAGGGCAACACCCTCAGTGCCTTCGCCTACTACTTCCTCTGCCAGGGGCAGCAGGACGCGCCCCGGCTCGGCTACTCGCCGCTGCCGATCAACCTGGTGGAGGCGGCGCTGACCCAGGTCCGGAAGATTCCCGGGGCCGAGGCCAACCAGGTGAACATCGCCGGCTGCAACAACCCGACCTTCTCCAACGACGGCACCAACACCCTGGCCAAGACGGCCCCCTACCCGCCCGCCTCCGACAAGAAGCCCGGCACCGGGACCAGCGTGACCGGCGTCGGCATCACCTCCGGCGGCACGGGCAGCTCCGGCGGCGCGGCCACCGGCGGGTCCGGAAGCACCGGCGGCACCACCACCGGTGGCGCGGGCGGTACCGGCTCGTCCGCGGGCGGCAGCACCGGCGGCTCCACCGCGGGCTCGGCCGGGAGCGGCTCCGCCTCGGGCGATCCAGGACTGGTCGGCGGGGGCGGGGGGAGCAGCGGAGGCAGCGGCTCCACGAGCGGCGGTAACCCCGTGATCGCCGATCCGGTCACCATCGCGGCGAGTTCCGACGGCACCCAGCAGCATGTGCTGATGGCGGTCGCGGGCCTGCTGCTGGGCTCGATCGTGGTCCTGCCACCGGTGCTGGCCGGTCGGGCCGCGCGCCGCCGGGAGGTCAAGCGATGAGACTGCGCCGACTCGTACCGACCCGTGTCCCGCTCCGTTCCCGCGTCTTCCGTACCATCGCCGCGGCAGCGGTGCTGCTCAGCGCCGGACTGGGCTATGCCTCCCAGAACGGCGACAGGCCGCCGAGCGGGACGGCGGCGGTGGGGAGCATCCCCACTCCCTCGGTCCAGGTGGACCCGATGACCGGGGCCGCCGTACCGATCGATCCCACCGGCGGAAGCGGCAGCACCGGGTCCGGCTCCGGCAGTTCGGGCACCTCCGGATCGCGCGCCCCGGTCGTCAGCGCCACCGAGTCGGCGCTGCTGCCGGGCCATCCGGTGGCCGCCTCGGCCACTGTGGTGCAGGCGGCCAAGAGGGCGTCGAAGGCCGTCAACCCGGCCGCGGCGGCTGCCGCCGCGGGCTCGGCGGTGACCGTGACCGGCAGCGGACCCTTCGCGGGTCTCGCGGTGACGGTGGCTCAGACCAAGGACCTGGTCGACCAGGTGGTCCAGGTGACCTGGACCGGTGGCAAGCCGACCCAGCCGAACCCGACCACCTTCGGCACCGACTACCTGGAACTGATGCAGTGCTGGGGTGACGCCACGACCGGCCCGGACCGCACCCAGTGCGAGTACGGCGCGGACCGCGGCGACAGCCGGGGCGGCGACTATGTGGCGAGCCGTCAGCTCAACTACGGCAATCTGGTCGACCCGGCCGAAACGCTGAAGCAGACCAAGCCGAACGTCAATGTGTACACCCCGTTCACCTCGTGGAAGGGGGTGACCGAGTCCGGGGCCGACAGCCAGTTCTTCGACGCGGGCACCACCAACGAGGTTCCCTTCGCGCCCACCCGGGCCAACGGCACCGGTCAGGTCTTCTTCGAGACCCAGACCGGCAGTGAGGCCGCGGGGCTGGGCTGCGGCGAGGTCGCCGCCAACCTCAAGACCGCGCCCACCGAGGGCCGGCAGTGCTGGCTCGTGGTGGTGCCGCGCGGCGAGACCGAGGTCAACGGCGCGGCCCCGGTCGGCAGTTCCGGCAGGCTGATCTCCTCGCCGCTGTCCGCCACCAACTGGGCCAACCGCCTGGTGGTGCCGCTGCACTTCGCCCCGCTCGGCCTCAACTGCCCGATCGGCGCCCATGAGCAGCTCACCTACGGCAGCGAACTGGTGGAGGAGGCGATCGTCCGGTGGCAGCCGGTGCTGTGCCGGAAGACCACCTCGATCTTCGGTTACACCCCCAACACCGACAACTCCGCCCGGCAGGCGCTGACCTTGGGCACGGACCCCGGCCTGGAGTACATCACCGACCCGGTGCCGGCCGCCTCGGTCAAGGCCGGGGCCACTCCGGTCTACGCCCCGCTGACGCTGTCCGGGGTGACCATCGCCTTCGACGTGCAGAGCCAGTCCTACTCCGGCACCCCGGCCGAGACCCGGCTGCTCGACGGGCAGCGAATACCGCAGATCAAGCTCACCCCGCGGCTGGTCGCCAAACTGCTCACCCAGTCCTACCGCTACGCGGTCAACTACCAGGCCACGGACGTGCAGAGCAATCCGCTGGACCTGACCAGCGACCCGGACTTCCTGGCGCTCAACCCGGTCTTCAAGGACCTCTACTTCCCGTCCCGGATCCCCGACATGCTGGTGCCCGAGGGCCAGTTGGACACCGCCCGGCACCTGTGGGCCTGGGTGCTGGCGGACCCGGACGCCCGGGCCTTCCTGACCGGCACCAAGGACCCCTGGGGCATGACGGTCAACCCCAACTACACCCTGGACACGCTGAACCTGCCCAGGGACGACTTCCCCAAGAAGGACCCGTTCTGCCAGAAGTTCCCCGACGACCCGAACAAGCGCCCGCCGTGGTGCACCCAGGACGCCCACCCCTTCGCCCTCAACATGCACGACGCGGCCAGGTCGGCCTCCCGCGGCGACACCCTGTCCAAGGTGATCTGGGACGCGACGGCCACCCCGCCGCAGCTGAAGAAGGGCAATCCGCAGCCGCAGGGGCAGATCGGGATCCTCGCCGTCACCGACACCGCGACCGCCGCCCGCTACGGACTGGACACCGCCGAACTGCTCAACGGCAACGGTGAGTTCGTCGCACCGACGACGGCCTCGCTGCTGGCCGGCGCGGCGGCGATGAGCACCGTGCCGGGAACCGGGGCGCTGACCCTGCCGCCCACCTCCAAGGCGGCCGGCGCCTACCCGCTCACCATGATCGGCTACGCGGCCACCGTTCCCACGCTGCTGCTGCCCGACGAGGGCGCGGCCTACGCCTCGCTGATCCGGTTCGCGACCGGCGAGGGACAGACCTCCGGGGTCGCCCCCGGAACGCTCGGCGACGGCTATGTCCCGCTGCCGCAGAACCTGCGGACGGCGGCGCTGGCAGCGGCGCAGACCATCGTCGACGACACCCCGAAGACGACCGCGGGCAACTCGCCGCCGAGCACCGGTCAGGCGCACGCCACCGCCACCACCGGGTCCGGTGGCTCGTCCACCGGCGGGAGCACGGGTGGCGGCGGAACCGGCGGCTCCGGCACCAGGAGCAGCAGCGGGTCCGGCGGCAGCACCGCACCGTCGCCGTCCCCCTCGCACTCCACGGTCGTGCTGGCTCCCTCGGCCACCCCGGTGGTCACCCTGGCCCGTACCGCGCGGACCGACACCGGTGCCTTCCACTACCTGTTCCTCGGCCTGCTGGCGGCCGGCGCCGCCGCGGCTGTCGCGAGTCCACTGCTGACCCGATATCTACGCCGTCGCCGTAACTGACGCCGTAGCTGACGTCGCCTCAGCACCTCAGACCTCCATCCCGCCGTCCGGAATCCCTCCGGCCGTGATGCGCACCACCGTTGAAAGGGATGCATCCCACCATGAAGAACTCCCTCAAGCTCGCCGCCGCTGCCGCCGGCATCGGCCTGATGGCCTTCGGCGCGGGCACCGCACAGGCCGACCCGTCAGGCACGCCCACCTACCGCCAGCTGGCCGGCGTCGGTTCCGACACCACCCAGGGCGTCATGAACGCGATGTCCAACGCCATCACCATCAACGGCACCAAGGTGATCGGCTCCTACGACGCCACCGGCTCCGCCACCATCAACACCCAGGCGGCGACGGCCTGCCAGGGCCTGAAGCGGCCCAACGGCTCGGGCGCCGGCCGCACCGCCCTGCTGAACTCGCTCACTGCCGCCGACGGCTGCCTGCAGTTCTCCCGTTCCTCCAGCCTGAACACCACGGCCAGCATCCCCGGCCTGACCTACGTCCCGTACGCCATCGACGCGGTCACCTACGCGATCACGCCCAAGAGCTCGATCCCGCGCAACCTGGCGCTGAGCGACCTGCACTCCATCTACACCTGCGACCCCAACTTCGTGGGCACCGCGCCGAACTTCTCCATCCACGCGCTGCTGCCGCAGGCCGGTTCCGGGACCCGCAACTTCTGGGAGGCCACGGTCGGCATCGCCGACGCCGACGTGGTCGCCGGGAAGTACCCCTGCATCAGCGACACCAAGAACGGCAAGCCGATCGAGGAGCACGACGGCCGCGTCCTGGACGACACCTCCATCGCGCCGTTCTCCATCGCCCAGTACATCGCGCAGGAGTCTGGCACCATCACCGACCTGCGCGGCAGCGCGCTGCTCGGCAACATCAACGGCACCCCGTCGCTGCTGCTGAACACCGGCGCGGCGGCCACCCGCGAGGTCTACAACGTGATCCCGAGCAGCCAGGTCGGCACCGCCCCGTACAGCACGGTCTTCGTCGGCGCCGGCTCACTGATCTGCCAGCAGAGCTCGATCATCAAGAACTACGGCTTCGGGCTCGACGCCAACTGCGGCGACACCTCCAAGACCAGCGGCTGATGGCACCTCACATGCCGTCCATGAACCCGCAGTTCATGTCAGCCAGGCTCCACCCTCCCACCGAGAAGGCGAG from Streptomyces sp. 846.5 encodes:
- the hisH gene encoding imidazole glycerol phosphate synthase subunit HisH, whose amino-acid sequence is MAKRVVVLDYGSGNLRSAQRALERVGAEVEVSSDFQSALDADGLLVPGVGAFAACMAGLKAVRGERIIGRRLSGGRPVLGICVGMQILFARGVEHGIETEGCDEWPGTVEPLQAPIVPHMGWNTVKAPEQSALFAGLDSDARYYFVHSYAVRSWELPPIEQLRPPLVTWAEHGEPFVAAVENGPLSATQFHPEKSGDAGATLLKNWISTL
- the priA gene encoding bifunctional 1-(5-phosphoribosyl)-5-((5-phosphoribosylamino)methylideneamino)imidazole-4-carboxamide isomerase/phosphoribosylanthranilate isomerase PriA, whose translation is MTTADRLVLLPAVDVRDGQAVRLVKGASGSETSYGEPLAAALAWQQAGAEWIHLVDLDAAFGTGDNRALLAEVTGRLDVKVELSGGIRDDDSLRAALATGCARVNLGTAALESPEWVAKAIAEYGDRIAVGLDVVGTTLRGRGWTSEGGDLYEALARLDAEGCARYVVTDVDKDGTLTGPNLELLRNVCAATDRAVVASGGVSSLQDLRDIAGLVGSGVEGAIVGKALYAQAFTLEEALAVVS
- a CDS encoding RidA family protein, with the translated sequence MTEFPAVPHGGPGGRPPVNRSNGNGPWEEQFGFSRAVAAGDFVFVSGCTAWDDGRVLFEGSPAEQARAAFGVAVASLDRYGLGVADVVRTRMYVTHARDVDDVGRVHKELFGAVRPAATIVVVSALLDSRMSVEVEVEAYRRKA
- the hisF gene encoding imidazole glycerol phosphate synthase subunit HisF, coding for MTLAVRVIPCLDVDAGRVVKGVNFQNLRDAGDPVEMAKLYDAEGADELTFLDITASSGDRETTYDVVRRTAEQVFIPLTVGGGVREVGDVDRLLRAGADKVGVNTAAIARPELIREIAERFGRQVLVLSIDARRVHEGTVTASGFEVTTHGGRQGTGIDAVEWAERAAELGAGEILLNSMDADGTKDGYDLELLRAVRRVVGVPVIASGGAGRLADFAPAVAAGADAVLAASVFHFGDLRIGEVKQSLREAGHPVR
- the pstC gene encoding phosphate ABC transporter permease subunit PstC, whose product is MSADILPPPSEDRPRRISANAGLGDRLFQLGARSSGALVLLVMLAVGGFLAIQATRALRVAGWSFLTVQRWDPDGHRGRFGIAAVLVGTLLIGALAVLLAVPLALGMALYISEYAPPRAKRTLITLVDLMAAVPSVVYGLWGFFFLEQRMTGLARWISTWFGWIPLFKVDGADPQDPLAPMPAYTSSTFIAGTVVALMITPIMCSVMREVFGQAPAGEREAAYALGSTRWGMIRSVVLPYGRGGIIGGTMLGLGRALGETITVYMIISMVFTIQPHILQSGGSTVASLIALDFGEASPFGLSALMAAGLVLFLMTLAVNFAASAVVARSRSGAST
- the pstA gene encoding phosphate ABC transporter permease PstA; its protein translation is MSNTVPAATAVAATTVVAASPPGSTDEVRRRPGTARASDRYALVGALAGGIGLTVLLFQYLLPLNGPLGFVVCSWVCFLGLYALLVAQDENGLAVRDRLAAAVVHSLAALVVIALTFTVGYTLYQGVDALPHANFYTQDMSSADSLTPLVVGGVKHALVGSLEQIGIALAITVPLGVSCAVFLTEVPGRFARFVRTVVEAMTALPSVVAGLFIYVVVVNVVHWEQCGLAAGCALSVMMLPIIIRAGDVVLRLVPGSLKEASYALGAGRLRTVWRVVLPTARSGLTTAVILGTARGIGETSPVLLTSGYNKAFNADPLHGPQVSLPLLVFTLVRLPSKWQISRGFGAAAVLMLLVLALFLAARVLGGKAPGELSRRQLRRRATASARTATHYARRAAAVAAALALIATGVLFGGAPRAAAAAPYTSIDGAGSTWSSNAMDAWTTNVKQYGMTVNFAATGSSDGRTKFKNGANDFDVSEIPYGITDDGVYEAPPSRHFAYMPIVAGGTSFMYNLKINGQRVTNLRLSGDTIAGIFTGTITRWNDRAIADDNPSLVLPARQIVPVVRSDGSGTTAQLTTWLSKRETARWNAYCVKAGRSSPCGVTSFYPLVNGEGFQALGGSQNVSGFVAQDNNEGSITYVEYSYAVLTGFPVAKMLNTAGYYDAPTAQNVAVALTKAQINSDLTQNLDQVYDNPDPRTYPLSSYSYMILPTAVEDKFTKDKGNTLSAFAYYFLCQGQQDAPRLGYSPLPINLVEAALTQVRKIPGAEANQVNIAGCNNPTFSNDGTNTLAKTAPYPPASDKKPGTGTSVTGVGITSGGTGSSGGAATGGSGSTGGTTTGGAGGTGSSAGGSTGGSTAGSAGSGSASGDPGLVGGGGGSSGGSGSTSGGNPVIADPVTIAASSDGTQQHVLMAVAGLLLGSIVVLPPVLAGRAARRREVKR